A stretch of DNA from Triticum dicoccoides isolate Atlit2015 ecotype Zavitan chromosome 2A, WEW_v2.0, whole genome shotgun sequence:
gtgaggccgcaaagtgatatgaggtgttaccggctagatcgatgtggcttggaatcggggtcctgacacataagAAGTCAACTTAGTCGTAGATGTAAATTTCATATCTTGTAATGATTCGATCATGGTTGCATTTGTTTTGTACTTTGCTTAATAATCAAAGAATGGTTGTGTGCATCACAACAATGCAAATGCTTAGGGTTTAAACCTCCTTCTCGAAAGGCAACGCAAAAGGGCATTGTGTCAAACAGATCATGTGCATGATGGGGGCCATTGGTCTCATCGTCATTGGCGGTCGGGTTGGGCAGTGGTGTCGCGACCTTCTTCCTCGTCACTGCTTCTTCCATCACGTTGGCCGACGGCGAcacctcttcttcttgtccggcgATGATGGGGGCAAATCAACCGTGGGGAAGGGGCGATGGTGTTGGATGCGGTGTTGGGCTGCACCACATTGTTGCCCAACCGACACAGTTGTGTTGTGCTAGGTGTTCCTAGCATTGCCTGCCGAGGGTTCACATATTGGGAAGGTGGCAGAGGTGGGTAAAGAGGACACGCATATCCATTTACATTGTGAAGGGGGCGGCAGAGGCATCAACGACATCATGCGGCCACTTGGAGGTTGAAAGTTCTTCCGTCAAGCTTTCGGCGTTTAATGAGAAAAATACACGAGTAAGCAAATTTGAGTCGGTTGGGATGCATTTGAGGGGCATTCCTCAAATTTTAGGGGGTTCAAATTTTAGCATAGTTGTGTTGTTAACTTGAAAAAAAATAGTAACAGTTTTTGAAGTTAATTTTGACTAGGCAAGGCAAATATGCGTTATCTCCAAACCAATCAAAATGCATAGATGTTCAAAAAAACTGAATGTGGTTCACTGTTTTAGAGAAGCAAATTCTGCTGCTGACAGTATAGCAAAGAGTTCCCTAAGTTCTAGAGCTTCTGAGTTTTGGGATAGTGATATTCGGGACTTTATTTGTCACCAAATTGTAAACGATCTTGCTATTATTTGAGGAATAAAGTCTCTTGATgttcaaaataaataaatcaagaCGCACGAGAGATGTTcattcaaaaaataaataaatcaaaacgCACGAGAGGAAACTCGCCACTGGTCCACACTCCACGTAAGCCAACGGGAAGATTCTTTTGCCAGGTTTCCCTACCGACACGCCTGCCCCACTGCCTCCACTCAAGTCCACGGCAAATGTGGCCGCCGAACCCGGCCGcgcgcctctccgactccaacggcCGGCCGGCCACCCTGCCTTCGCCTTTTTCAAACTAGCCGTTGATGCTCCGCTCCCTCTTCGTCTCTTCCTCAAACGGTCGGATGAtccctcctcccccacccccaTTTAATCCCCCCATCTCCTCCCCAAATCACCACACCTCACTCCCTCTCCTCACTCCTCACTCGcaagcctcgctcctctccctccgcTCGCTCTCCTCGCTCGGCCGCAGCGACAAGAAGCATGGGCCTCTCGGTGATCGCTCCGCCGGCCGGCGACTCGGCGTCCCCGGCGCACCGCCGCGCGCGCCGCGCCTTCCTCGTGTCCAACTACATGATCCTCGGCGCGGCGTCCGGGTGCGGCTTCCTCACGCTCTCGCTCCGCCTGGTGCCCTCCGTCGACGGCTTCCTCCTCATCCTGCTCCACGCGCTCACCGTGGCGGCCGCCGTGGCCGGGTGCGCCGTCATCGCGGCGCCCGACCCGCCGCGGGGCCGCGTCTACACCGCCCACATGTCCGCCACCGTCGTCGTGTCCATCCTGCAGGGCGCCGCCGCCGTGCTCGCCTTCTCCCGcaccgccgagttcctcgccgacgGGCTCCGGTCCTACGTCCGCGAGGAGGACGGCGCCGTCATCCTGCGCATGATCGGGGGCCTCGGCATCGCCATCTTCTGCCTCGAGTGGGTCGCCCTCGCGCTCGCCTTCGTCCTCAGGTACTACGCCTACGTCGACAGGGAGTGCGGCGGCAACCCCATGCGCCGCAGCGCCAAGGTCGGCGGCGAGGACGGCGCCGGCAACTGGCCGTGGCCGTTCCAGGTCTGATCTGATCCGCCACAAGGATGATGATGCAGCAAGCAATTTATGATGTTGGGGCCTTGGGGGAGGGGTGTCTCAAGACGAGAAGAGCTGAGAACCGATAGTTCTTGGGAGAAAAACTAGTGTTTGGTGATATTACTATTCGTTTATTGGGTTGTATTGTGTGGTGTGGTATATGATTATGTTGTACTGCGGCTGTTGCCACCTCTATAATATTATTTGAAATTCATGTTCAATCGACTCCATTCTTCTCATCTCAATGTTTTATTTTTAGTGCCATATGGAACATATTAGGATTGACGCCAGAAATGTTTCTTGACGCCCCGCTTGGAATCGGTGTATAGCGCTCCGAAACGAGAATCCAATCAGGCCCTGTTTCTGCAAGATCTGACCAAGTTTTGCTGCACGCTTGTGGGATACGCACATTGCATCTCGCTCGGGTAACAAAGTTTCTGCTAACGGTGTGGACCGGCAGTGAGTGATCCACCCACTGTGTTTTGGAACATTTCTGTCGATTTCAATTGCCAGCTTTGCCTGTCGATTTCTGTCGAGTTCGATTGCAAGCAAAAATATCATTTACACGTCTTTTGCCGTGAATTTTTCCTGGTTCTCTCTGCCTTATTCCCAGCATTCAGAATTTATGCGTACCCTTTGCAGAAATTTTTTGGACTGGCAGGAGTTCCAGTTACCTGTGTCATTTAGTAGACGCGATGGGTGCGCCTGCAGTAGGTCACGGATGAAGAAGTCAATAACGTTAAGCCATGTAGCAGCTATTCTGGATATTTGCAAAAATTGAAAACTTATTATGGCAAATTGAGTTGACATTTACAGTTTTAAATTAGTAgtacaaagaaaaaaaatgaagtttTACACAAAAATCAAGTTTTTCGTTTGGAAGATGTGGGCTCCTCCAAAAATCAAGTTTTTCTTTTTATGCAAAACAGAATTTTAACTCCCGTTAGGCAGGGATGGGAAAATAGTGGGTTACGCCCTTACAGCATCTCTTGCAAATCCCCTATAATTTAGCCCCTCAAACGAAAACATTAACTCCTTATATTGAAAGAGATAAACAAAAATGGTTCCTATCCAAACCCCTAAAACTTAACTTCTTATAAAAGTTTCTTCGCTAATTCTTCAAAATTTGGGTTTACATAAtattacctccgtcccaaaattcttttcttaaatttgtctagatacaaaTGTATCTAACAATAAAACGTATATAGATA
This window harbors:
- the LOC119355610 gene encoding uncharacterized protein LOC119355610; protein product: MGLSVIAPPAGDSASPAHRRARRAFLVSNYMILGAASGCGFLTLSLRLVPSVDGFLLILLHALTVAAAVAGCAVIAAPDPPRGRVYTAHMSATVVVSILQGAAAVLAFSRTAEFLADGLRSYVREEDGAVILRMIGGLGIAIFCLEWVALALAFVLRYYAYVDRECGGNPMRRSAKVGGEDGAGNWPWPFQV